The following DNA comes from Quercus robur chromosome 1, dhQueRobu3.1, whole genome shotgun sequence.
ggtaggttattattagctaatattggtgagaaaaaaaataatttttttagaaagagaaaaattgatttaagtatgatgaagtagttgatttttaagtatgaaccaaattcacatccaaaaaataaaaaaaataaaaaagtatgaaataaactcccttatatatacactgtcatttttgataatttatccctcaaactgtcacttttataagtgctagccaaacactcagctttttaaaaaaacacgttttaatagtttttaccaaacactcaactttttgaaaatgcactttttcattatgtacTTTTACAAAAAGTTGAACCAAACTCATCCTAAGTCCCTTACCTTTAATATTTTTGGTGGGGTGTTCAACTatcaattttaagtttttgaaatgAGATTTTAGCTCTTCGGACCATGGGAACTGGGAAGAGTTGGGCTCGACATTAATATTATGTAAATGGGCTTGACCAGAAGGTGGGGCTCAAGGCTCAAGGCTTATGTAAATGGGCTTGACATTGAGGTTCAAGGTTTTGGGCTTGATAACGTCATAATTAAGTCTGGTTATTAATATTATGTAAATGGGTTTGACATTGATAAATTATTAGAtattaactaaaatataaatttatagttttaattggactattttagttaaattttttttttatttgaaccaaattaatatatttatttatatttaaaataattattaaattaattataacgtcatcacggttcgaccccgtTCAACTTCGGtttgacctcaaaaaccttgaacttcCTCcctttacggttcaatgaacggtctgggtctgaaaaccttggttACAATCAGCCCATCGGGTGGTTTATAAGGAGAGATTAGCCTTAGCCAAACCATATAGTACAAATTAGTAAACTGTAATACAAAAATACCAGTTGTACGTAAAAATATATTGAACCTAGGCTAATATCCCTAACATCTAACTTGTTTAACCACACCATACAATCCAAGCTGTTAGCTAGAATGCAAAAGTTATATATTCcaatatcaatattttattcttaaatgTTCGAGCTAATAAAGATTGACTGGAGCTAGGCTTGCCTGAAATTGCTTGTAAGATAAAGTGAGCCAATTTTGAGTGATGTAAAATCGGCCTGTTTATtcttaaagaaaagaaacatacattaatacatgtcaaataaataaatgtatgtAAGATCTctaacatttcccttctctatttttctcccatTTTCATGCCCCTGGAACTGTATAACCTACAAATTAATGCACCACAAAATTAGTGTGTCCTTTTGCTgccaaaaacaataataataatttatatatgaaaaaaaaaatgtaagcttACTTCCACATTTTGTTCCTGGTGCAACCTTTTTGCCACATGACCTTGCCACATAAACCACCTTGTCCACATCAATTGCATCTTCAATTTCCTTAGTAACAAGTTTGCAAACGCATGGCACATCCACAGTCTTGACCACTGCACAACATTCCCATGATGGCTTAGACTTTGCCCCAGATTTACGAACATACTTCTCGCATTGTGATACAAGGCCAAGCACATTGACCTCACAGCTTTGGGCCATGGCTTGGTGACTGCTGGAGATCATTATTTCAGAAAACGTCAACATTGCCAAGACCAGGCAATAAATTTTGAGACAAGAATTTTCCATATCTGAATCTGATACCTCTCACTGTAAACCTTATTTGCTAGTTTACACAGTAATTAACCTGTAATTAATGTTAGCCTAGATATATAGAAGAGAGTGAGTGAGGTGGTTTGGGTTCACAAGTTATGTGTCACGTAATTTTTATTTGCTTGATTGAAATGACAGAATTGGGATTGGATGGAAGGGCATAGTGCTAAATGGGATGTAAGGTGGGTTGGGGTGATTTTCGGAAGGTAGAGATAATTGAAATACTAACTAATATGATCAGACAATTTGCCCCATAATAAAATGCTAATGAAGACAATCTACATGTCAGAATCACGAGGTTGCTGCTCCTCATTTCATGTGACGTTTGTCATTCGTACTGTCTTTGCGTTGGAGAAAGAAGattgcacacacacacacatatatatatatatatatatatatatatataaatctatttgtctagcctgcacaacGGCCAGATCTATTACAATATTCAAAATAGTTTGAAAGGCACAGGCCATGATGGTTGTGAAGAGATGGTGCTCTGACAAAAGCTTCCTTTTGGCCAACACAAGATGTCACCTTTGAAGTCTTTTTAGGAAAGAAAGGAGCATCTACGTACTTGGTGGAGGCATGCATGCTTCTCCTTTTGCCTTTTGCCATGCTTCTCCTGACATGTTGGAccaaataaatgacaaaaattcggaagtttttatttcaaaaagtggaaaaaacacTATTCACAGATTACTGTTCACTGATTACTGTTCACGGATTACTGTTCACGGATCACTGTTCACAGATCACTGTTCACAGATTACTgttcacttttactgttcatgacactgttcactccgaaattttgcctatttaaggggggttgtcccttaaatTTCAGGGTTTTTCAAGTCAAGTTTTacttctgatttctcttcccttagaactagccttcttagagagagaactcaCCCTACTTCTACTACCTTGTTTACaaccttgttcatccttgttcactacaagccttgtaatcctacaaaccttataactaggactagttcaagctttgtaactgtTGAAATCTTGTATTCAccactactactgtaagtgtttatcctactttcaataagaagtattttcagttctatgttcattactttacttgttgctaccaccaccttggacggattaccgccataccggatggttttaaattgctttcatttattttgaactattgttcttatttactttgaattattttgatatatactgcttggctggttctaccgccttattattgttcttacattcaagttatttattttcaagctatttactttcaagttctttacattatttccatttacaatattactgtgcttccgtcTCCTTCTCTTCAGCAGCGTGTCCCCtccctttatggtatcagagccagaaaactgtgtttgaaaagatctctcttcaaactgcatatcaggaggagtaggttttggataccaattttttgtaaaagacatgggtttggagttcccaacaaatcttttaatttctgggaaatcatcatcaaagattctttttgtaggaacagaagaaacagtgtcagaatctgtattttcttcagaaacaatttcttttttggaaatagttcgagcagttggagtacttgtagaagtaccAGTACTCTCAGTTTTAATCTTTAGATTAGAAAGcattttgtcaacaatttcaagagtcttggactgagaagttttaaacataactttttctctttgactgggtaaatcaatcaaaggtttctcagttttaacaggaacagatttttcagaaacagaaacagatttttcaacaaatttttcttcaatacggtcaagctgttgaccaataatatgcaaagattgattagtaaaattgttttgttcaataaggctaacaataggagtttgatcatcagcaattttgaaaggagaggccttcacttcctcttttgtcacttcatctttcttagtagttatcaaaattgaatcaagaggaggatgactagacctaacaatggttttatcaatcttaacaaaatttgatttctttatcacatataaatgttgttttgaaacctcattatttggaacataatggttttcaagaaaatcaaaaaacaaaatatggtttttcaattgattcatcatttccaaccattttcttttaacacggtctttatcagactgagcaaaattatcttggaaatattttctcttggttttgtttgaagcaagcataaactcattgtacaaagaatcccaatcaatttcaaaatcatcatttaaaacagtcaaaactcttaattgattttggtaaactgGAGGAGTTTCAATAGGAGAATCAAAATCAGATGGAGTAACAGCAACAgtatcttcctcatcttcattagcagttttaCTAAATGGAGTGGAAGTTTCAAGTTTAGTTGAATTGTAAACAGAGCTAAATtgggatttatcacttgaaataccctttagctttaaatcagaggatgtttccaaattctttttcaaaaattcattgatctcgcgatctctttttgaaatactttcagatccagcaaaggaatgtcttccttcgttgatcctcaaaggtggattgttttgaaaacttattttaacagtaccatcaagatattgttgaatatgggtgagattaagctcatcaaaaatgggtttagcaggaggggtttcttgttctaacaaccaatccttaggaagtttaacatcttgccattgaatcatttttggaacttggattttagcatcaggagttgaacattgaattaacatggttttacctgaaggttctctaggcattatagcacaaggattcatttgagtacccattagtttgtaataaatgcgatagatcaaagcaaaaggcttactaccctCTTCCATGTGATATCCAGATGAAGTaatattcaaagttaaagctttaacaatattaggatcatccaaagcaagagtaagatcatgataacagttaaaataaacaggaccatcatacaaagaagcagtgatcatgccaagaatgctatctttaaaaatcttaaatctagcatctcttaaacacatgagaacagaagcattaataccctttcgggtaagtggtttaatagcaacttgaaccataccaatatgcaaataactgaattttttagcagtaaggaagtcattaatattctttttagtaaacaaacagcatttttcatgaattctcgaaatagagaaaatttgttcaacagttctagctttgtaagcagaatgaaaagcactttcaacaaaactagttttataaatggttttagtatcaactttaggaatagtccatttacgaaaatcagggatcacctcattatcatcaatagtgtgatcttcttcatttacaatatcaggaggacaactagtcctggagctgatagaggagttggatctccacaacttattcatactatcctaggttcaacactcagttatcatgtttttctcacaaccgttgcatttcgtaacacataccctaaccaacctcatacctctcatgccctacacgccctctcttggctcaaacgggccttacagctaggtcctaggaattcactttacgactagggtggcgccaacgacggtaagaagggaacacaacaacggaATATCAAGCGTTCGGGTAGACACGGACAAGAGACAAAGAAAACAACCACACTACCATCGGCTagaaaagagtggctctgataccataaagggaGGGGACACGCTGCTGAAGAGAAGGAgacggaagcacagtaatattgtaatAGATCTGGCCgttgtgcaggctagacaaatagtggccgttgtgcaggctagacaaataggggaatcaaaatcttccgcaAAATCCGGAGTATCATGAATTAGTTCCGGATTTTCCGCAACATATTTGTGAaggacaataaaatattttggctgTTGTGCAAGCCAGACAAATAAAGTAACACCAGTCTAGAAATAGTAGTGACCTCATCAATCAGTAGAGGGAGCATCGGAGGGATAAccatcaaaatgatcaaaaggaccttgtggagaatcacatacatgctcatggtaaatagcatacttattacagaatccacaatataaaattggctcaaacTTTGGAGTTTTTCCTGGGATAAGGAGACTGTTTAGATTAGGATGATCTTTTGTTTGTAGGTGAACAAAGGCATCAGCATAGGGTTTGGGGCCAAAAACAGCAATTCTACCTGTGCTtcctatgaaatgataatttttccatagaTCATGAGCAACTTCacgaatttgattattaaaataatttctccagcATTTTGCAAGACCAAAAGGATCTTTAAAGGACAATTGAGAATTTCCCTTGAACCATGGCCCTTGGTGAGTATAGCCATTAATGAGGATGAGATGCTTTGAGGGGTTAACATTCATCCAGTTATTTTTCTCCCATTTTGGTAGAGTGCTCCAGCATCTAATGGTAACAAAAGGTCTAGTGGAAGAGTTTTCAAACCCTTTAATAGCATTCTGAATGATCTGTGGAAGTTGGCTAGCCTGTTTATGACTTGTCAACTTTACAAACCTAacaaagccatattcaaacatttgggaaaGCCAGTTAGAATtaggatcatcatcatcactatcatctgaatcttcatcagtgaaatatgaaccatcatcaaaattaataaggagaccaggaaatggatgtttcttttcatatactctgagACTGCTCCCAAAGTGATCTTCCCATTCAAGCTGAATAAAGACATTATCACCTTCATCTATTTCATTAGGGTCAGGAATAGTAGCAGTAACAAGTTTTCTGAAATACTTGGACCATAGGTCAAAAGACCTAGACATAGCCTTGTTATCCAGAATACGAGATTGTAAATCtgaaggcaagttggcaacagcacttcttaacatggattgggtcttaagactcaatctagcataatcagtgcccgttatagtctttttatccatcgaatggatttcctctttgccaaagagttgactaatgtaGGCTTTAAGACGGCTCACAAGAGcctcattttttgaaactagGTTATTTTCTGGAACAAAGTCAATATTTGAAGCAAGGTCATTATCTAGAATAAGGTTACCATAATGGCTCATATAAATCTCGTTTTGAGCAGTTAGgttaacaaggtggatttcaagggctctaagggttttgtgaaaaacattactgtggtttttggtaaaagcaaactgaaggttatcaagaatgaatttaatagaatCTGGTAATTCTGAATAGGTACCATTGTGGAATTGtagattttttgacaaaacttcctgtaaagcaattaatatatcacCATTGGAGTACGTCACCTCCGCTGGGACATCtccttgaagggatgttgatccactgggttttacaccagaaaatgcgccttcatgcattttaaaaggtCGTCCTGCTTGGAACCTTTTTGCTTTGGGAATAGTCCTGTGCAGgagcttttcccttgtttttcctttccataataatccacttactagtggtataaatatgaatattattattgtcccacttattagtggtatttatccaCGCATTATCCGATTCCTGCAAAGAATCATTAATATTGTTAGGATAATGgatagtttttaacattttggtgttatgaaaattacctttaaaatcatcagAATTCATTATCAGTTTTTGAACAAGTTCATTCATGGGAGAGTCTTTCTTATAAGacagattatcaatatcaatttcaaactttgaagcaaatttgaattttactttctgtccaaatggatcagtagtaattccatcatgttcaacaagaaagggatacaaagagttaataaatggcagaccaagaatcactttatcagtcatatttttgacaagaacagaaggaatcttgaaacaaacattatcatggcaCACCTGAGCATTATTCAgttcatacttaattttcatttgagaaccattagcagaaaccaatctttcagtagatttcttaaaatattttgagggaattaatccttcttggatacagttcatatctgcaccagaatcaatcatagcaataacagtgaaatgataatcaggagaaacaacaattttaacttttgtaaaccattttggaggaaataatttattaacaaaagcaagttggGGATTAGTGAAAGTATCAGGAGTACCTTTATTAGAAAGAAGAGTCTGTTGACTGGAATCATTTCCATCACTGTGCTCATTTTGTTCGTTACTGgatttattaagatctttaccaagttttagcattgtcaattcttgtttgagattgtggttatcacttttcatgcttttaaattcatgttttaattcatttatctcttgtttaacaatatgaatttcattttggagatcattaacagttagttctttagatttctttttattaaatcaatatgtgtgcccttagggcatacattaagttttttatttttggaaatattttttctggaattgaaaaagctgtcattactttttcaattattgagaaaattttttccaaaaatggaaattaatgtgtgcccttagggcacacattagtaaaatccatatatatatatatatgaaatgagttcaagttacacctggtgtaacttcacaaaagttatatattttttggaccattgatttgtattagatttaagggtaaaaaaaacactcatagtCATGTATTTATTATTCCCTAGAAATTAGCAACTAAGTCATTAAttcttcttattaaaaatagaaaataaaaaacaacattaaCTCTCTGCTCtccatcatcttcatcttctctccggctctccctctctcacatgGTCTTGTGTTCTATCTTGTGGGTGTCAATTGTGGGCTTGAAGACAAGAAAGACAATAACAATTGAAGTTTTGTTCAGCTGTTAagtttgcaatttaaaaaatgattttggatTGTTTAGTTGTGTTCCTGTTTTGCTTAAATAATTCTcattccaaattaaaattattccAAAGTTCATGAATGGTGTCATTAAGTACTTGGTAAAGGACAAAAAGTCCTTATCTTATGCTAGAATTTTCGTAAAATGATGAAACTTCAATCCTTATCCGATTCAAGTTAGTCGTGGTTGCACTATTTTAGTTACTTGTGCAGGATTTCTTTTGATACcatgtgagagagggagagaagatgaagatgaaggagaGCAGAGAGTTAATATATgctgctttttatttttctatttttaataataagaagaattaATGACTTAATTACTAATTTTTAGGGACCAATAAATACATGACTGTGAGTGTTTTTTTCACCCTTAGATCTAATAAAAATCAATGGTCcaaaaaaggtgtaactcttgTAAAGTTACACTagatataacttgaacccacagtactattcacacatttaaaaattattttgctacaatgttttcagttttcagtttttagcaataagtggtatccaaacagaccctcaGCTTACAATTAT
Coding sequences within:
- the LOC126713747 gene encoding uncharacterized protein LOC126713747, whose protein sequence is MENSCLKIYCLVLAMLTFSEIMISSSHQAMAQSCEVNVLGLVSQCEKYVRKSGAKSKPSWECCAVVKTVDVPCVCKLVTKEIEDAIDVDKVVYVARSCGKKVAPGTKCGSYTVPGA